ATAAAGTTAACGCAGGATGGTCCAGAGATTGTTTTTTTTGCCGAAGAGATCTCAACTGATGATGATTCCTTGAAGCAAACAGAAACGTTACCGCCACCTGCTGCTGCTCAACAAACAGCATCGGATTCCATTCCGGATTACGATGCTGTTGTTGAACCTCAGGAAGTGATGCCGAGAGAGGATAGTTCGCTTTTAGTTTCAACTGAACCGACAACTTCAAGCACTGTTCCCGTTGGTCTTCCACATAGTGCCGGTCCAATTACAATCAATGTATCGGGTAATCAATCGGGAACAAACAGTCCGCTACTTTGGGTGGGTGGTGGATTGATATTTTTGATTCTAATTTTGATTATCATTTTATTTTTTATATTCGGGTTATCACGCAGTCAACAATTGCAAGGGCCGTATAATGCTCAGGCAGTTCAACCGAATAAAAATAATGATCAGCAAGTGAATCAGACATCTGGCCTGGACAACCAGGTCACTGAAAATAATAAGTCTATTCCAGCACTACCTGTCCGAACTTCTGAATTTGATGTCAGAAAGTCGATCTACACGGTGTTTGCTCAGGAAAATAAAAGCCAGTTATTTCTCCGGATTGGGACTGCATTCGCCATCTCAAACAATCAGTTGATTACCAGTGGAAGTGTGGGGGCATTCATTGAACGAAACAAAGAACAGTACCCCATCATCCAGGTGCATTCGACTACCAATACCGATGCTATCTTCTTAGTCAGGAAGACCTCTTTATTACCTGACTATCGCCAATTTGTTAACACATCATACGACTTAGACAGAGAAATTCGTAAGCTCCAAGAAGGGATGAATAACAGAGGGACTCCCCCCAGCAAACAAGAATTGAATCAGGCTAGCCAGAAAATGGAATCCCTCAATGATCACATGTTCCAAACGGTTGAGCAACTAATCTGTCTGGATGTTGCGATGCTCCAAGTGCAGGGGGAATTGCCGGTTCATCTGGAACTTGCGGATGAATTACCGACTCCGAATAGAGAACTCACAATCTGGGGGGTACCATTTCTACAGGAAGATGCGGAATTCATTGCAGGAGAAAGCAAGTATACCGCAAAGAGCATGAAAGGATATTTCATCCGTTTTCAAGGCTTGGAGAATAATAGCTTGAAACGTCTACTAGTAAAATGTAAGGGAGACGATATGGCTTACAACTGGAATGGCAGCCCTTTGTTGAATTCCAGGAATAAAGTTGTCGGGCTTTACTCACGTCCTACACCAGACAAGGATTTTAATAAACCACCGTCAGGCGAACAATGTGATGTACCCACCTTGGAACAAATTCGTAAATTAACACAATTATAGTCGCTAATATTTGTATGTTGAGCGTTTGAAAATAATAGATCATCGATTGTTCAAATTAATCCGCAAGGAAATGAGCTCATGCAGAAAATCAAAATGTTAATTATCACTGTGATGCTCTCACTATTTTTTGCAGAACCGGCAATAACACAAACTGTGGTATATCCAAAAAGACATTGGTATTATTCATACTATCACTATAGAACTTATTCTAATCCGGTGATCATTCTTGAAAATAATACTTATGCTCTGTCTGATTTGATTCGAGCACGAGGCGACTCTGCAGTGGACATTGCTTATGCTCGTAAGTTGCATGCACAGGCAGCTCGTATGGAGATTGAGAACTGGGTTTTGAGACTTAAGGCCTACTATGAAGCAAAGGCAATACGTGAGGCAGAACGCCTGAAACGGGCTTACAATCATCTTGATAGTAAAAGACTTCAAAACAATCGAAAGTGGGAACGCCTGAAAAACCATCCTGAACTTAACGGCCCGGCCATTGCAAACGGAAATGCGTTAAACTTTTTGTTATATCGTCTCTCAAATAGTGTACTCGCATATGAGTATTCTCAGAAGTCACATTCGATAGATGGCATAGAGTTAAAAAAAATGACATTGTCCCCTGAAGTTCTTCACGGGGTAATGCTCCAGCAACGCCTCACCAATGGGCGGCGAATGGTTTTTCGGGCTGATGAAGGTAAACCGCTTGATACCAACTGGTGGCCGAATGTGTTACGTGATGATTACTTTAATGATGGTCGAGAAGAGTTTGAGAAACAGCGTGACCTGGTGATCCAAGAAGCAAGTGCAGGTGGAATTTCGAGTAAATCTCTGAATGCTTTATATGTAGCATTCGAAAATATGCGGGACCGATTTAATAGTAAAAACACCAGGGATTCACGGTTTAAAGAGGGAATGGAAAGTTGGCAGCAGTATTACCGAGCAGAAATCTTTCTGAAAAGCTTGTGGACGGAAATCTCTTTGTTGCAGTCTACAGCAGATATCGGCATCCTTGGAGCAGGTCTGAAATTTGATCCTAAAGAGGGAGAATGCAATGTGATTACGCTATTGCAATTCATCTCTCGCAATGGTCTCGACTTCGCTCCTGCCAAACCGGGCGATGAGCCTGCCTATCATCAACTTTTTAATCTAATGCGAGATCTATACGTCAATATTGCCGATGAAGACGAATCGCTTCAACCCGAAACAAAAAAATATCAGCAAATGCTGAAGCGTGATGGTGTACCCGACGTCAGCTCGGGTTCGGTGTTGAATAAATAACAATGCAAGCTTTCCATTAGCACAAGGGGTATTCCTGAAACTCTGTCTGGACAAACTGAATCCCAAATTGCTTCAAGGTCAGTAGAAGTCTGGACCTGGCCCCAAACATTCACTGACAATAGAAAATATCAATGACTGATTCGAATAAGATTGCAGTTGGAATTGATCTGGGAACCACCTTTTCCGTTGTGGCTTATCTCAACTCCAGTGGAGTGCCGACTACCATTCCCAATACCGAGGGGGATTTGACCACTCCCAGTGTTGTGCTGTTTGATGATTCAAATGTGGTTATCGGTAAGGAAGCAGTGCGGGCAGCTCCTCTCGAAGCCGAATCGATTGCTAATCATGCCAAGCGTGAAATGGGAAACTCTCACTACTCCCGTCGGATCGCTGGCCAAAACCTTCCTCCGGAAGTCGTTCAATCACTTATTTTGGAAAAACTAAAACACGATGCCGAATCTGTTATAGGTCCCTTCGATGATGTCGTCATTACAGTCCCTGCCTTCTTTAACGAACCACGACGTAAAGCAACTGAAGACGCTGGCAAACTGGCAGGACTCAACGTGATTGACATCATCAACGAACCAACTGCTGCGGCAATTGCGTATGGTTTTAAAAATGAATTTCTATCTCAAGGGGGCGAGTCACAGCAGAAAGAAATAGTACTGGTTTATGATCTGGGTGGAGGTACTTTTGATGTTACTCTCATGGAAATCAATGGAAAAAACTACAATACTATTGCGACAGCGGGGGATGTATTTCTTGGTGGAATTGACTGGGATCGCCGCATCGTTGATTTTATTGCTGAAGAATACAAAAAGAAATATCGTGGCCTAGATCCTCGTGATAACCTGGCAGGCATACACCGCTTGATGCGCGAGGCGGAAGATGCCAAGCGTGCACTTTCTGCTCGTGAGCAAACCACGATTTCCTTTGAACATGCTGGACAGGGAGTCCGTCTTTCCCTCACGCGAGAGATGTTTGAATCGCTTACAGCAGATTTACTGCGACGAACCATTTTTACAATAAGCCAAATGATTAAAGATGCTGGTTTGGATCGCAACCAGATAACCCGATTGCTGCTAATTGGTGGTTCGAGCAGAATGCCTGTTGTCAAAAAGATGCTGGAACAGGAAACGGGGCTCAAGCCTGAGAAATCGCTTCCTGTAGACGAGGTCGTAGCACACGGGGCAGCCATTTATGCTGGCTTGTTGCAGTCCGAGAGTATTGATATTGAACAATCGATCAAAATCAGCAATGTCAACTCGCATAGCTTAGGGGTCCTTGCACTCGATCAACAAACGAACCGCAAAAAAAATTCAGTGATCATACCACGCAACACTCCATTACCGGTTATTAGAGGCAAACGCTTTTTCACCGTTAAAGAAAATCAAAAACGAGTTGTCGTTAAAGTTATCGAAGGAGGAGACGCGACCGGCAAAAATGCGACTATCATTGGGAAATGTATTGTTGACAATCTACCCAAAGGCTTGCCTGCTCAATCGGAAGTTCTTATCAACTTCAGCTATGCACAAAATGGTCGCCTCACAGTTTACACGCGACTCCCTCAAGCTGAGCGTGAAGTTCAGGTCACAATCGAGCGCGTGAGTGGCCTTGATGAGTCCGCCATGCGCGAATGGGGCCGCCGCTTGGATAAACCTGGTGGGCTCTTCGCAAAGTAACCCCTCATTTTATATTTCTAAGACCAGAGATCCAAATCATATTCAGGGATGCTCGACAGGGATTCGAGCATCCAGCGGCTGGCTACTGATTTAATCACCGCATGACGACTGGTGCAGTTAGGATTGCTCTCAATCTTCGCCTTCTATCCTGAAAGGTGATTTTCATCACCCGATGGCAGTTCCACAGTTGGCAACAGACTAAACCTTTCCAATAATAGTTTATTACGATACAGTCGCCTGTCAGTCTTTATTCAACTCCCCCAGGGATAATGCATCAAGTCTGATTACAGTTATGACAAAGTACATTCGTCTCAATTTGAACTTTAGAATTGATGGCTGGTCTTTTTATGAATAGTATGGATTCTACATACTATCAGTAAGATTACTGTATTTCATCAGAGTACCGATTTCATTCTGACAACGGGACCAATCTACAAGGCGGGCCATGGCAAAGTTTGACCCCTATTACAAATGGCTGGGCATTCCTCCCAAAGATCAACCACCAAATCATTATCGATTGCTCGGTATCGATTTATTCGAAGAAGATCCCGATGTCATTGAAGCGGCCGCCGATCGTTGTATGGCATTTGTGCAGCAGTGCGCATTGGGCGAGCATCTAAAGGCATCTCAACAGATCCTCAACGAACTCTCAGCTGCAAGAGTCTGTCTTCTGGTATCCGAACGAAAAGAAAAATACGACACGGAATTACGTGCCAAAATAAAAACTTCTGAACCAGAGTCTGCTTTCACGGATTCATGGTCGGAAGAACTTGATGATGATAAAATCTACGATCAAGTAATCCGCAATCAGGATTCTTCAAATCTAACACCACGCCGTATACGCAGCAGGCGAAAAAAAATAACCAGACCGAAAGCCAGACCGTTTCATACCGATCCTCGTTTCTTTTGGGGTAGTGCAGGAGTGATTGTTCTATTGCTCCTCGCCGTCACAGTTAGTTCATTACTTCCTGGGCAAAAGGCAACCTCTGAACCATTAAATCAGGTTGCTTCCTCAGATCAATCAGAATTAAATGAATCTGTACCAGAAGAACCTGCTGAGTTGCCTACACCCTCAACAGGAAATGAGGCGCCCGTTACGTTGCCCCAATCTCCGGAGCCAGAAGACCAACCAGAGCCAGTTCAGGAACAAAAAACTGAACTCGAACCAAAAATTGCTTTACAAATTGTTCCCACATCAAACCCGAAGATGAAACCCAAGAGTGCAGTTCCTGAATCCCCACAACTGCTGATCGCCCCCTTTAATAAGCTTGAGGTGAAAAATATAAGGCAAGAATGGTCTGATTATCTCAAGCACGACAGTACTGTTACAAACAGCATTGGAATGAATCTCATCCTGATTCCCCCGGGAGAGTTTACAATGGGGAGTTCATATTCCCCTCAGGAACTACAGAAAATACTTCTATTGGGTCCAACATTTCCCGTTTCAGTGTTAGAAGATGAGTTCCCCCCACATCAGGTACAGATCACCAAGCCATTTTATATGGGATCATACGAAGTCACGCGTGAAGAATTCAACACGCTGATCAAAGACAGTATGAATCAGGGTATGATAAAGGGACTGGAGAGAGTCAATGTAAACAGGTTTCCAGCCTGGCGAATTTCCTGGTTCGATTGTGTTATGTTTTGTAATCAACTCAGTGAAAGGGAAAAACTCCCTCCGTATTACAGTCTGAAAAATACAAAGCGCCGCTCTTTCCGTATTTCTACTGGAACAAATTCAGAGAAAACGATCAGCACCATTATTGAAGCAAATGTTTCAATTAACGGCGGATTGGGGTACCGATTGCCCAGCGAAGCTGAATGGGAATATGCCTGTCGAGCTGGCACGACTTCACTCTTCCATTTTGGCTCTAAAGTTGACACAAGTAAAAGTAACCTGACCGGGATTAGACGCCCGGCACTTGGTAAGGGAATGGATTCAAGACTTGAGACGAGATTCGAGACGAGAGTGGGTTCTTATCGACCCAATAATTTTGATCTCTATGATATGCATGGAAATGTTGGAGAATGGTGCGAAGACTGGTATGAAAAAGATTTCTATCAACAATTCGACAGTCAAAAAGCAATCGATCCCTTGGGAAAGTTAGATCAGTCAGGCACACGCGTTTTTCGAGGGGCAACCTGGGTGATTCATCATTCCGCTTTTCGAAATTCTCATGGCCCCGACTCTCATGCTAATCCAATTGGCTTCCGAGTCGTACGAACTCTCGCGGCCCCAAATGACTCCCCTGGAACTCCCCAACCGCCAGATAAAACCGCCACACATGACCTGAAGTTCTCGGTACTTTCGGAGTCCACTAAACAACCACTGAAACAAGTCATGATTCAATTATTACTTAATAATAAGGACAACCAATCTTTACTGGGAAGTACAACTACTGACGCACAGGGACTGGGACAGATTTCAATAGCTCTTCCCACCAATGCAAAGCTGGAAAACTGCCTGGTCAAACTAACCAGTAGCGGAATTAAATGGGAAAGAAAATTAGCTGATTTTCCTGAAGAATCACCACACGCTTTCACTATACCACTCCAGGATAATGCAGAGTATCTGAACCCTGAGTGGATTGAACAACGCCTCACCTCAGTCGGCGTGGATCAAATCATTAATGAATACAGCAATAGTAACAGTCTCGATGTACAAACAGTTAAAAAAGCCCTGCAGCTCTCACGACATGTTTTACTCGATAATCCACAAGCGGTACGTGAGCAGTTACAGGCCCGGCTGATAAGCCAGAAAGAGCCGGCTTTCACTTTATTTCAAACGCTACCTGATCAGCAGATTCAAATTCGTTCCAGTTGGCCTTCTTTTAATCAGCCAGGCGGACCACTGATACGAACGCTTGCCGGGCATTCCAGTAGCATTTCATGTCTGGCAGTCACTCCAGATGGAACGCGGGCTATTTCTGGTTCGACTGATGACACTCTCATAATTTGGGATCTTGCTACGAAAGAGAAAATTCGAACTCTCGAAGGACATTCGGATAACGTTCGTTGTGTGGCAATCACTCCCGATGGATCACAGGTCGTTTCTGGATCTTTTGATAAGACTCTCAAAGTCTGGAACTTGGCCGATGGTAAGTTGCTACGGACTCTGGCAGGACATTCGGATAAAATATCATGTGTCGCATTGACGCCAGATGGTAAAAAGATTATTTCGGGAGACCTTGGTGGAACAATAAAAATATGGGACTTTGTCAGCGGGAGTATGATTCGAACATCGTCAGGAAATGCTTCCACGCGCCTCTCCAGTAGTATCCATTGTCTAGTCACAACACCGGATGGCAAGAATGCAGTTTCTAATGCTGGGTTTGGATTGAATCTATGGAATATCGCTTCTGGTAAATTGATTAGAACTCTCTCAGGACATTCAGGCACTATTATTTGCGTTGCAATTTCTCTAGATGGGAAGCAGCTCATTTCTGGTTCAATTGATCGGACGGTGCGTGTTTGGGATATTGTAAGTGGTAAGTTGCTTTGGGCTTTTAAAGCAAGTTCTGATTATCCAATCATGAGTGTAGGAATGACAAAAGATGGGCAACATGCAATCTCAGGTTCGCTTGGTGGTACATTGACTATTTGGAATCTTAGCAATGGCAAGATGAGCAGGAGACTAATAGACCAACTGGGAGATATTTTTTGTGTTGCAGTTACGCCAGATGGAAAACAAGTTATTTCTGGCACCTACGAAGGAGCACTTAAAGTATGCAATCTCAATATTCAGAGTACCGCCTATCCCCAAAATAATATAAAACATTCTAATCATGTCCTTACTGTGGCCTTGTTAACAGATGGCAAACATGTGTTTTCTGTGGAAAAAGACAATACGCTCAGGGTCTGGAGCTTAGAGAACGGCACGCTGGTTCGCACTCTTAAAGGACCTTCTGATCCAACATCCACTGATTTTGTAAGTTGTCTGGCCTTAATGCCAGATGGCAAATCTGCCATTTCCAGTTCCACGTTATCAAATGATTACACGCTAAAGGTTTGGAGTCTCTCTGATGGGAGAATACTGCAGTCACTCGAAGGGTATTCTGATCTCATTAGTTGTGTAGCTGTTACACCCGACGGGCAGCATGCCATCTCAGGTTCGAAGAACAATACGCTACAGCTCTGGGATCTGAGCAGTGGAAAATTAGTTAGAATACTCAGTGGACATTCTGATAGAATCAGTTGCGTGGCTGTCACACCAAATGGAAGAATGGCTGTCTCTGGTTCGTCAGATGAAACTCTTAGGGTTTGGGACCTGATGGGGGGCGGTTTGATTCATACTCTCGAAGGGCATTCTGATAGAATAAACTGTTTGAAAATAACGCCGGATGGGCAGCATCTTATTTCTGGCTCATCGGACAGTACAGCTAAAGTCTGGGACCTGTCTAGTGGAAATTTAATTCGAACACTCAGCGGTCATTCGAACGATATCTCCTGTCTGTCTGTCTCTTCAAACGGTAACCAGATTATCTCCGGTTCTAATGACAGAACTCTTATAATCTGGGATCTCTCTGATGGTACAAAAATCAGAACATATGAATTAGATGATATTGCTACAGATATTGCTATCAACCCGAATGATGATTTTATAATTGTTGGCAGCAGAGCAGGCCATGTTCATAATTTAGCTCTACAAGGACTCGATAAGACAAAAACCATAATATCACCATCAACGACCTCAAAGCCTTCAACTCCTTCTAAGAAAAAGGAGAAAACTCCCCCAGTCAAAAAACTGGTCTTTTGGAATGAACCTCCGCTCCCGCGTTCCTGGCGAGCATTGAGTAAATCCACGCAGGATAAAATCGAATCCGTTCATGGGGTAGTGGATGAGCGTTTTATCTGGTGCTTGAATCTACCCCTGAGTTCGTTTCTGGAAATGCAGACAGAACTGAAGATTGCGAACTATCTCCCGCAAAGGATTCGCCCCTATAAGCACAAGGATGCCGTTTACGTTGCGTTTGTCTGTGTCCGGGATCAACATGTCTGGAAGTTGATTGCCAATGCATCTGCACAGGACATGATGAATGAAAATAAAAAACTACAGCCGGGTAACTGGATGCCTGTAGAAGCGGCTGGCTACTTTGATCAGGAAGAGAAATACACTGCAGTCTGGATCAAGGATGGCCCCTCTAAGGCTTATCTAGATATAGGCCTCACAAAAACGGAACATAAGTCCAATTTTGATAAACTGACGAACCAGAAATGGTACATTTCACAACAAGATATATTTTATGGCGACAAGAAGCAGTTACGTTTCACAAACGTATGGTATCCTGTCCCCAAATCTGCACCGAGATGGGCAAGCTGGTATGGTAGTTTACAAGAACATAAAAATAAGCAGGGCGTTTATTCATTTCAAACAGACGTCTCTATTGCTGCAGCTGAATCTTTTTCAGCAAAATATGGGGGTTGCTGGATCGAACATCCCGACTATGTTTCGTTAGAACTGAATGAATTGAGTCCTGAGGAACATTACAAGGAAGCTACCCGATTGAAGAATCTTGGTTTTCGCCCCCAATCGATTGATGCAGAAGAAATGGAAGATAAGATCATCTCCGCTTCAGTCTGGTACCGACCTAAATAACCTGACTATTATATCAATATTTGACAGTAAGGCTCTTACGGGGAAGGTTGGTACTACTAGCGGGGGAGGAGTCTGATTGAGACCTACCGGTAATTTCGTTTAATGATATCTTTATCCCCTCCTGTCACAACTGATATAGATCAAGATCAGTGACGCCAGCCAACTGATTCAAAAACGATTAAGAAGCAAGTCTTCGTTTAGTAAAGCAAGATTTTGTTATATTCTATTCAAGGAAAAAGACCTGATTTATAAAACAATATTTCTTCACGGAAGAATCGATCGTCTTCAGTATCCGGTAATGTAGAATCTGGAACACCTGTGGAAGAGTTAACGAGAAACATGAGATCTTAGAGATATTTTTAATTATCTGAAATGATGATGTTCAATCCAGAACTTTACGTACAGACATAATTCTTCTTGATAACTCTCTAATCAAAGCGGTCCATGGCTAAATTTGACCCTTATTACAAATGGCTGGGCATTCCACCCAAAGATCAACCACCAAATCATTATCGATTGCTCGGTATCGATCTATTCGAAGAAGATCCCGATGTCATCGAAGCGGCCGCCGATCGTTGTATGGCTTTTGTTCAGCAGTGTGCGTTGGGCGAGCATCTAAAGGCATCTCAACGGATCCTCAACGAACTCTCAGCTGCAAGAGTCTGTCTTCTGGTTTCTGAACAAAAAGAAAAATACGACAAAGAATTACGTGCCAAAATAAAACCTGCTGAACCAGAGTCTACTTACATGGATTCATGGTCGGAAGAAGTTGAGAATCACGAAATCTACGATCAAGTCATCCACAATCAGGATGCTTTAAATCTAAGACCGCGCCGCTTACGCAGTAGGCAAAAAAAAACCAGCCCGAAAGCCAGACCGTTTCATACCGATCCTCGTTTCATTTGGGGTAGTGCAGGAGTGATTGTACTACTGCTCCTCGCTTTCACAATTAGCTCATTTCTTCCTGGGCAAAACGCAACCTCTGAGCCATTGAACCAGGTTGCCTCCTCAGATCAATCTGAATTGAATGAATCAGTACCAGAAGAACCTGCAAAGCTGCTCCCCCAATCTCCGAAGTCAGAAGACCAACCAGAGCCAGTTCAGAAACAAAAAGCTGACGTCAAACCAAAAAATACTTTACAAAGTCTTACCGCACCAAAATCGGAGATGAAACCCAAGAGTGCAGTTCCTGAATCCCCAAAACTGCGTGTTGCGCCATTGAATGCAAAAAAAACTAAAGCTAAAGAGATGGAATGGTTGCCTGTGGAAGATCTGATTGCCAGCTTTGATCGCATGACCATGCATACCGGTCCTGTTCGCGAGAGTCTGAAGGGCAGAAAAAAAACGAACTCAGCAGAAGGTAATAAAGCAAAACCGGGTGAACCAGGATACGATCCTAACAAACAACGTGCCACAGGTATAGCCGATGGTATGGGGGGCTCAGGTGTCTCTGCTATGGCGGGCCTGACATTTGGTGAGCTTCCCGATGAATCAGAATTAATGACGGGAACGGAAGGCGGTATCGGTATGACTGGTCCTGTTCGTGAAGGGCGGGGGGTAAGGTTTGCCGCAGTACGCGGTGTCTTCGACCTGTCAACCCAGCAGGATAAACTTGAACGTTCATTAGGCAACGCCTTCTATTTCAAAAATATGCAGACAGGAAATATCCTAGAATTTCTCGATTTTCAGCTACAACGTAAAAAGGCCATTCCCGGCGGAGATCCCTGGGGAGGAGAGTGGAAAGATGTGGACATCGAAACGTCGATCAAAATATTGAAGGAATGTGCCGACTTTGATCCCGAAGTCGTCAACAGTGGGATTACGGACCGTGTCTTGACGATGCCGCTTCCCAGCCGCATTGCCGGTTCCTGGTATAAAGTCGCTACACATCCCCGCGTGGA
The sequence above is a segment of the Gimesia algae genome. Coding sequences within it:
- a CDS encoding SUMF1/EgtB/PvdO family nonheme iron enzyme, encoding MAKFDPYYKWLGIPPKDQPPNHYRLLGIDLFEEDPDVIEAAADRCMAFVQQCALGEHLKASQQILNELSAARVCLLVSERKEKYDTELRAKIKTSEPESAFTDSWSEELDDDKIYDQVIRNQDSSNLTPRRIRSRRKKITRPKARPFHTDPRFFWGSAGVIVLLLLAVTVSSLLPGQKATSEPLNQVASSDQSELNESVPEEPAELPTPSTGNEAPVTLPQSPEPEDQPEPVQEQKTELEPKIALQIVPTSNPKMKPKSAVPESPQLLIAPFNKLEVKNIRQEWSDYLKHDSTVTNSIGMNLILIPPGEFTMGSSYSPQELQKILLLGPTFPVSVLEDEFPPHQVQITKPFYMGSYEVTREEFNTLIKDSMNQGMIKGLERVNVNRFPAWRISWFDCVMFCNQLSEREKLPPYYSLKNTKRRSFRISTGTNSEKTISTIIEANVSINGGLGYRLPSEAEWEYACRAGTTSLFHFGSKVDTSKSNLTGIRRPALGKGMDSRLETRFETRVGSYRPNNFDLYDMHGNVGEWCEDWYEKDFYQQFDSQKAIDPLGKLDQSGTRVFRGATWVIHHSAFRNSHGPDSHANPIGFRVVRTLAAPNDSPGTPQPPDKTATHDLKFSVLSESTKQPLKQVMIQLLLNNKDNQSLLGSTTTDAQGLGQISIALPTNAKLENCLVKLTSSGIKWERKLADFPEESPHAFTIPLQDNAEYLNPEWIEQRLTSVGVDQIINEYSNSNSLDVQTVKKALQLSRHVLLDNPQAVREQLQARLISQKEPAFTLFQTLPDQQIQIRSSWPSFNQPGGPLIRTLAGHSSSISCLAVTPDGTRAISGSTDDTLIIWDLATKEKIRTLEGHSDNVRCVAITPDGSQVVSGSFDKTLKVWNLADGKLLRTLAGHSDKISCVALTPDGKKIISGDLGGTIKIWDFVSGSMIRTSSGNASTRLSSSIHCLVTTPDGKNAVSNAGFGLNLWNIASGKLIRTLSGHSGTIICVAISLDGKQLISGSIDRTVRVWDIVSGKLLWAFKASSDYPIMSVGMTKDGQHAISGSLGGTLTIWNLSNGKMSRRLIDQLGDIFCVAVTPDGKQVISGTYEGALKVCNLNIQSTAYPQNNIKHSNHVLTVALLTDGKHVFSVEKDNTLRVWSLENGTLVRTLKGPSDPTSTDFVSCLALMPDGKSAISSSTLSNDYTLKVWSLSDGRILQSLEGYSDLISCVAVTPDGQHAISGSKNNTLQLWDLSSGKLVRILSGHSDRISCVAVTPNGRMAVSGSSDETLRVWDLMGGGLIHTLEGHSDRINCLKITPDGQHLISGSSDSTAKVWDLSSGNLIRTLSGHSNDISCLSVSSNGNQIISGSNDRTLIIWDLSDGTKIRTYELDDIATDIAINPNDDFIIVGSRAGHVHNLALQGLDKTKTIISPSTTSKPSTPSKKKEKTPPVKKLVFWNEPPLPRSWRALSKSTQDKIESVHGVVDERFIWCLNLPLSSFLEMQTELKIANYLPQRIRPYKHKDAVYVAFVCVRDQHVWKLIANASAQDMMNENKKLQPGNWMPVEAAGYFDQEEKYTAVWIKDGPSKAYLDIGLTKTEHKSNFDKLTNQKWYISQQDIFYGDKKQLRFTNVWYPVPKSAPRWASWYGSLQEHKNKQGVYSFQTDVSIAAAESFSAKYGGCWIEHPDYVSLELNELSPEEHYKEATRLKNLGFRPQSIDAEEMEDKIISASVWYRPK
- a CDS encoding Hsp70 family protein — translated: MTDSNKIAVGIDLGTTFSVVAYLNSSGVPTTIPNTEGDLTTPSVVLFDDSNVVIGKEAVRAAPLEAESIANHAKREMGNSHYSRRIAGQNLPPEVVQSLILEKLKHDAESVIGPFDDVVITVPAFFNEPRRKATEDAGKLAGLNVIDIINEPTAAAIAYGFKNEFLSQGGESQQKEIVLVYDLGGGTFDVTLMEINGKNYNTIATAGDVFLGGIDWDRRIVDFIAEEYKKKYRGLDPRDNLAGIHRLMREAEDAKRALSAREQTTISFEHAGQGVRLSLTREMFESLTADLLRRTIFTISQMIKDAGLDRNQITRLLLIGGSSRMPVVKKMLEQETGLKPEKSLPVDEVVAHGAAIYAGLLQSESIDIEQSIKISNVNSHSLGVLALDQQTNRKKNSVIIPRNTPLPVIRGKRFFTVKENQKRVVVKVIEGGDATGKNATIIGKCIVDNLPKGLPAQSEVLINFSYAQNGRLTVYTRLPQAEREVQVTIERVSGLDESAMREWGRRLDKPGGLFAK
- a CDS encoding FHA domain-containing protein, whose protein sequence is MPVVRLSDGEQISFTGNKATIGSNSNCTIVIRDDPRIANRHAVIKNIAGRWLVESTSETLLSANDSEPNRLCWIKSNDQIKLTQDGPEIVFFAEEISTDDDSLKQTETLPPPAAAQQTASDSIPDYDAVVEPQEVMPREDSSLLVSTEPTTSSTVPVGLPHSAGPITINVSGNQSGTNSPLLWVGGGLIFLILILIIILFFIFGLSRSQQLQGPYNAQAVQPNKNNDQQVNQTSGLDNQVTENNKSIPALPVRTSEFDVRKSIYTVFAQENKSQLFLRIGTAFAISNNQLITSGSVGAFIERNKEQYPIIQVHSTTNTDAIFLVRKTSLLPDYRQFVNTSYDLDREIRKLQEGMNNRGTPPSKQELNQASQKMESLNDHMFQTVEQLICLDVAMLQVQGELPVHLELADELPTPNRELTIWGVPFLQEDAEFIAGESKYTAKSMKGYFIRFQGLENNSLKRLLVKCKGDDMAYNWNGSPLLNSRNKVVGLYSRPTPDKDFNKPPSGEQCDVPTLEQIRKLTQL